In Ruminococcaceae bacterium R-25, one genomic interval encodes:
- a CDS encoding uncharacterized membrane-anchored protein YitT (DUF2179 family): MCENKTMPVKRKRQQKKITFEYIFKQWIVPLFMITVGAVVAAFALEEFLVPFTILDGGVVGISMIISQLWGIPLGVLTIALNIPFMIVGFKRLGIRFLVKAIYAMAVFSSFLGVFEDMKEVTNQEILVVVFGGVLLGVGVGLILRYGGCLDGTEIVAMLLSHHMEFSVGQIVLFFNIIIYAVAGFLFGPDRALYSLLTYFITSKIIDIVENGMEQGKSVMIITDHGHEIADAIYTQLGRTCTQMEGKGMVSSGTKTVLYCVITRVEVPAIKKIINDADVSAFMTISDVSEIVGNHIKKKKAPAHKQEVIKKGRPN, encoded by the coding sequence TTGTGCGAAAATAAGACCATGCCGGTAAAGAGAAAAAGACAACAGAAGAAGATCACTTTCGAGTACATTTTCAAGCAGTGGATAGTACCGCTGTTCATGATCACAGTGGGCGCCGTTGTTGCTGCATTTGCACTCGAGGAATTTTTGGTCCCGTTCACGATCTTAGATGGCGGCGTTGTCGGTATCTCGATGATCATAAGCCAGCTGTGGGGAATTCCGTTGGGCGTGCTTACGATCGCTCTGAACATCCCTTTCATGATCGTCGGCTTCAAGCGTCTCGGTATCAGATTCCTTGTTAAGGCGATCTATGCGATGGCAGTATTTTCAAGCTTCCTCGGTGTTTTCGAGGACATGAAGGAAGTAACGAACCAGGAGATCCTGGTAGTCGTATTCGGCGGCGTATTGCTCGGTGTCGGCGTTGGCCTGATTTTAAGATACGGCGGATGTTTGGACGGCACGGAGATCGTGGCGATGCTCCTGTCACACCATATGGAGTTCTCGGTAGGCCAGATCGTCCTGTTCTTCAACATAATCATTTACGCTGTTGCAGGATTCCTCTTCGGACCTGACAGAGCGCTCTATTCGCTCCTTACATATTTCATTACGTCGAAGATAATCGATATCGTCGAGAACGGAATGGAGCAGGGCAAGTCCGTAATGATCATCACCGATCACGGCCATGAGATCGCAGATGCGATCTATACCCAGCTCGGAAGAACCTGCACGCAGATGGAAGGTAAGGGAATGGTATCAAGCGGCACAAAGACCGTACTTTACTGCGTTATCACGAGAGTCGAAGTGCCGGCTATAAAGAAGATCATCAACGATGCGGATGTATCAGCTTTCATGACGATCTCAGACGTTTCAGAGATCGTCGGAAATCACATCAAGAAAAAGAAAGCACCAGCTCACAAACAAGAAGTCATCAAAAAAGGACGTCCCAACTGA
- a CDS encoding signal transduction histidine kinase produces the protein MKKNYLGFGLVYCVLALVIFSVLMSFYTKKKIDVINNGMSSIALFPETMIGDIKSGNPATLSHNAINTWKFLSNVGEDVGFYSSVVDTENNGRVLFESQDFLQIWYYGEIETEVIENSDERYEAKTTQLAPGDSRFMFFEEPLSLSKDEISDLRFPNGNDIRITGAKCDDTFVYGGTFTFTSGEKVRTLNIASPEVVNEEKSVPYEEWIVRLDDIDYCSLGGNSAINKKAHKLSDAYVNKHLNGEVPAGRNVREGIFTTTSSVILVFEKGHYLITYYFVIHPLKMVIRDNLWVYILSVLALVIVEALIIYAVRKLYLNQKRFELRSEKLTKGIAYDLQGPLSVTRDYLEKWENVDEEKRPEYSEKIISEVDHMSSLVTRLLELSKIHGGSVKLNREDVDLVLLTKNIKKRNMESILKKDIDMVIETDGRAETYTVNADLEMMYIVINNFMTNAIKYCEHKITISLKKYGNGIEYSITNDGAGIDKADLEKVWDALYNSGKDKSGNDENSGVGLSVVRSILDAHNAKCGCFSGFKGTRFWFLMDAYEEEK, from the coding sequence ATGAAAAAGAATTATTTGGGATTTGGGTTAGTTTACTGTGTTTTGGCACTTGTGATCTTCTCGGTATTGATGTCGTTTTATACAAAGAAAAAGATCGATGTTATTAATAACGGTATGAGCAGCATTGCTCTTTTTCCTGAAACAATGATTGGTGATATCAAATCCGGAAACCCGGCAACACTCTCGCATAATGCTATCAATACTTGGAAATTCCTGTCAAATGTTGGTGAGGATGTGGGTTTCTACTCTTCTGTAGTTGATACAGAAAATAATGGCAGGGTATTGTTTGAGTCACAGGATTTTCTGCAGATCTGGTATTATGGCGAGATTGAAACTGAGGTCATTGAGAATTCCGATGAGAGATATGAAGCGAAGACGACTCAGCTGGCTCCCGGCGATTCCAGATTTATGTTTTTTGAAGAGCCGCTGAGTCTGTCAAAGGACGAGATCTCAGACTTACGCTTCCCTAATGGAAATGATATCAGGATAACCGGCGCTAAATGCGATGATACATTCGTATATGGAGGCACGTTTACTTTTACTTCCGGTGAAAAGGTCAGGACATTAAACATTGCATCACCTGAAGTTGTCAATGAAGAGAAGAGCGTTCCTTATGAAGAATGGATCGTAAGGCTTGATGATATCGACTATTGCTCTTTAGGCGGAAATTCCGCAATAAACAAAAAGGCTCATAAACTCAGCGATGCATATGTTAATAAGCACTTAAACGGCGAAGTTCCTGCAGGCCGTAATGTCCGTGAAGGAATCTTCACTACGACATCTTCGGTGATCCTGGTTTTCGAAAAGGGACATTATCTTATCACTTATTATTTCGTAATACATCCGCTCAAGATGGTTATAAGAGATAATCTTTGGGTTTATATATTGTCCGTTCTGGCACTTGTTATCGTGGAAGCATTGATCATTTATGCAGTAAGAAAGCTCTACCTTAATCAGAAGAGATTTGAATTAAGGAGCGAAAAGCTTACGAAGGGCATAGCTTACGACCTTCAGGGACCTTTGTCTGTTACGAGGGATTATCTGGAAAAATGGGAAAACGTTGATGAAGAAAAGCGTCCCGAGTATTCGGAAAAGATCATATCTGAAGTTGACCACATGTCATCACTGGTAACAAGGCTTCTCGAACTGTCTAAGATCCATGGCGGCAGCGTCAAGCTTAACCGTGAGGATGTTGATCTTGTGCTCCTTACTAAGAATATCAAGAAAAGGAATATGGAATCGATATTGAAAAAAGATATCGATATGGTGATCGAGACAGACGGAAGAGCAGAAACATATACTGTAAATGCCGATCTCGAGATGATGTACATCGTTATAAATAACTTCATGACAAATGCCATCAAGTATTGTGAACACAAGATCACGATCAGTCTGAAAAAGTACGGAAACGGAATAGAGTACAGCATCACAAATGATGGTGCGGGAATCGACAAAGCCGACCTGGAAAAAGTATGGGACGCTCTTTATAACTCCGGCAAGGATAAGTCCGGTAACGATGAAAACAGCGGAGTAGGGCTTTCAGTCGTCAGGAGCATACTTGATGCCCATAATGCAAAATGCGGATGCTTCAGCGGCTTTAAAGGAACACGTTTCTGGTTCTTGATGGATGCTTACGAGGAAGAAAAATGA
- a CDS encoding signal transduction histidine kinase: MKKQYIRYGTIFCIVVLLAFSTAFVIFTKNKIDDFNLHFNLPFTTANIDYHDNNADGQLEESVIWSWKLYLNYEYADRTGFYSSITDVNSGEVILDSFEQGIHKGDAAIEKLNQMAYEAGIEGEKIYKKYDGVKTKKGIFTSTSVLICLAKEGNIHVSYCISGKPFASVLKSNAMTYIFMLLGFIILEALVVVSFVMLYKNQMNYEIRNQKLTRGIAHELKTPLAVTKATVENWDYFDDDRRKDYSKRIVNEVDHMSDMVGKLLDVSKIKEGGNKINKEAIDLRKLTEDTIKRNGELIRERNITITFNRDEKPYMVFADTEMMNMVISNFMSNAIKYCDHIIMIQLNRNGRKIDFSITNDGAKIEKKDLDKIWDIFYTTDKARTDRMSSSGVGLSVVKSILDVHKAEYSCVSGDKGTEFKFSMPAYETA; encoded by the coding sequence ATGAAGAAACAATATATAAGATACGGAACTATTTTCTGCATTGTCGTGCTGCTGGCATTTTCGACCGCATTTGTTATCTTTACCAAGAACAAAATAGATGACTTTAACCTGCACTTCAATCTGCCGTTCACAACAGCAAACATTGATTATCATGATAACAACGCTGACGGACAGTTGGAAGAATCGGTAATATGGTCATGGAAACTCTATCTTAACTACGAATATGCGGACCGCACGGGCTTTTATTCTTCGATTACTGATGTTAACAGCGGCGAGGTTATCCTGGATTCTTTTGAACAGGGAATACACAAAGGTGATGCTGCAATCGAAAAGCTTAATCAAATGGCTTACGAGGCAGGCATTGAAGGAGAAAAGATATATAAAAAATATGACGGTGTTAAGACTAAAAAAGGCATTTTTACTTCAACCTCGGTTTTGATCTGTCTGGCTAAAGAAGGCAACATCCACGTTTCTTACTGCATCTCTGGAAAACCTTTTGCAAGCGTGCTTAAGAGTAATGCAATGACTTATATATTTATGCTCCTGGGATTTATCATCCTTGAGGCTCTGGTCGTTGTCTCGTTTGTCATGCTCTATAAGAACCAGATGAACTATGAGATCAGGAACCAGAAGCTTACAAGGGGCATTGCGCATGAATTAAAGACGCCTCTGGCTGTTACAAAAGCAACCGTTGAGAACTGGGATTATTTCGATGACGACCGCCGTAAGGATTATTCGAAAAGGATCGTAAACGAAGTCGATCACATGTCTGACATGGTGGGAAAGCTCCTCGATGTTTCGAAGATAAAAGAAGGCGGCAATAAGATCAATAAAGAAGCAATTGATCTGAGGAAACTGACTGAGGATACTATCAAAAGGAACGGCGAACTGATCCGTGAAAGGAATATCACTATTACGTTTAACCGCGATGAAAAGCCTTATATGGTATTTGCAGATACCGAAATGATGAACATGGTGATCAGCAACTTCATGTCAAATGCAATTAAATACTGCGATCACATCATCATGATCCAGCTTAACAGGAACGGCCGTAAAATAGATTTCAGCATCACTAATGATGGTGCTAAGATAGAGAAAAAGGATCTGGACAAGATCTGGGATATCTTCTATACGACAGACAAGGCCAGAACTGACAGAATGAGCAGCAGCGGTGTCGGTCTCTCGGTCGTAAAGAGTATCTTAGATGTCCACAAGGCTGAATACAGCTGCGTAAGCGGCGATAAGGGAACTGAGTTTAAGTTCTCGATGCCTGCTTATGAAACGGCCTGA
- a CDS encoding DNA-binding response OmpR family regulator — protein sequence MYRILLAEDEVTLREVVEVFFRKNGFEIDAVDNGNDACSLADRQKYDVVILDIMMPGKDGKEVCRHIRSKYDVPIIFLTALGDECDIISGYEIGADEYVTKPFSTKVLLMKVNALIRRYRGLLSKNGCLVTDEITIDPARHLVSVNGKTINLAPKEYDLLLMFIDHKDIVLTRDQILDNAWNSDFEGYDRTVDSHIKKLRKALGKAGYHIETVIKTGYVWKSGNR from the coding sequence ATGTATCGGATTTTGCTTGCAGAAGATGAGGTCACATTAAGAGAAGTCGTTGAAGTCTTTTTCCGCAAAAACGGATTTGAGATAGATGCGGTTGATAACGGAAATGATGCCTGTTCCTTAGCGGACAGGCAGAAGTATGATGTGGTCATCTTAGATATAATGATGCCCGGAAAAGACGGCAAGGAAGTGTGCCGACACATAAGATCAAAGTACGATGTGCCTATCATATTTCTTACGGCTTTAGGTGATGAATGCGATATCATATCCGGCTATGAGATCGGTGCTGACGAGTATGTTACCAAGCCCTTTTCAACAAAGGTCCTGCTCATGAAGGTCAATGCCCTGATCAGAAGATACCGCGGGCTTCTTTCCAAGAACGGATGCCTTGTCACTGATGAGATCACCATAGACCCTGCAAGGCATCTCGTTAGCGTGAACGGAAAGACAATAAATCTCGCTCCCAAGGAATATGATCTGCTCCTGATGTTTATAGATCACAAGGATATTGTCCTTACACGTGACCAGATCCTTGATAATGCGTGGAACTCTGATTTTGAAGGCTATGACAGGACTGTCGACTCACACATTAAGAAGCTCAGAAAAGCTCTCGGAAAAGCCGGCTATCATATTGAGACCGTTATCAAGACGGGCTATGTCTGGAAGAGCGGAAACCGGTAA
- a CDS encoding LytTR family transcriptional regulator has product MEITVKKIGESDKEYIEIGCHKKDERIDEIIRFIRSREGILKGTKEDRQYSIALPEILYIEAVDEKTFIYLEKDCYESGRRLYEFDEALASRNFARISKSVVVNLMKITSIKPSLNGRFSCVLTNGEQVIISRKYVPDIREKLKGGAV; this is encoded by the coding sequence ATGGAAATAACAGTTAAAAAGATCGGTGAATCCGATAAGGAATATATTGAGATCGGGTGTCACAAAAAAGATGAGAGGATCGATGAAATCATCCGCTTCATCAGATCCCGCGAAGGGATCTTAAAAGGAACCAAGGAAGACCGGCAGTACAGCATCGCGCTGCCGGAAATCCTCTATATTGAAGCAGTCGACGAGAAGACGTTTATCTATCTCGAAAAAGACTGCTACGAATCAGGAAGACGCCTTTACGAATTCGACGAAGCGCTCGCTTCAAGAAACTTCGCACGCATCTCAAAATCAGTCGTTGTAAATCTTATGAAGATAACTTCCATCAAGCCGTCATTGAACGGCAGGTTCTCCTGTGTCCTCACCAACGGTGAGCAGGTCATAATCTCCAGAAAATATGTCCCTGACATCAGAGAGAAGCTCAAGGGAGGCGCAGTATGA
- a CDS encoding platelet-activating factor acetylhydrolase isoform II, translated as MTVLLLSILVISELGFMVFELTRSSEKKEWTTKRIILSAAQLVIFFLMVLLPGIDTSFRFKGLIIMLVLRIAVSGIFLLINRKNAKTKKKAAIVLGGLSGAVLIATSTIPAFLFTDYEGRPTTGPYKVLQADAILIDRSRVEEFENDGSYREVPVYFFYPEGATEKMPLVIFSHGAFGYYQSNASMFMELASNGYVVASIEHPYHSIFTHDSTGKTIIADSGFLNDAMTIGSSDVSEAEVFEVTSKWMALRTADMNFAIDSFKAKDTDSWYIKDDQKDGVLTAVSLIDTTKIGLIGHSMGGATAVTCGRRDDISAAVDLDGTMLGENLGINGDEIIINEEPYHTPLLNFQNQEHHDQAVEAEKQGYVFSNNIILKNADTAYCTYFANSGHMDFTDLPLFSPVLAKNLGTGDVDNVVMIDTLNGLVVRFFDCYLKGEGSFSVNEHY; from the coding sequence ATGACAGTTTTACTTTTATCTATCCTGGTCATTTCAGAACTCGGATTTATGGTTTTCGAGCTTACCAGGAGCTCGGAGAAAAAAGAATGGACAACAAAGCGCATCATCTTAAGTGCAGCCCAGCTCGTTATATTCTTTTTAATGGTTCTGCTCCCCGGTATCGACACAAGCTTCAGGTTTAAAGGCCTCATCATCATGCTGGTCTTAAGGATCGCTGTATCAGGCATTTTCCTTCTCATAAACCGCAAGAACGCTAAGACAAAGAAAAAGGCCGCAATCGTGCTGGGAGGATTATCAGGCGCAGTACTTATCGCAACATCAACTATCCCCGCATTCCTTTTTACAGATTATGAAGGAAGGCCCACGACTGGACCTTATAAGGTTTTGCAGGCTGACGCTATCCTGATCGACAGATCACGTGTTGAAGAATTTGAAAATGACGGTTCATATAGAGAGGTTCCGGTCTACTTCTTCTATCCCGAAGGAGCAACAGAAAAGATGCCTCTTGTGATCTTCAGCCACGGCGCTTTCGGCTACTATCAGAGCAACGCATCGATGTTTATGGAACTTGCGAGCAACGGCTATGTCGTAGCGAGCATAGAGCATCCTTATCACTCTATTTTCACACACGATTCAACAGGCAAAACGATAATCGCAGACAGTGGATTTCTCAATGATGCAATGACGATAGGTTCGAGCGATGTATCTGAAGCCGAAGTTTTCGAAGTCACATCAAAATGGATGGCTCTAAGGACTGCCGACATGAACTTTGCTATCGATTCATTTAAAGCAAAGGACACAGATTCCTGGTATATCAAAGACGACCAGAAAGACGGTGTATTAACGGCCGTAAGCCTTATCGATACAACGAAGATCGGACTTATCGGCCATTCGATGGGCGGAGCTACGGCTGTCACATGCGGCAGAAGGGATGATATTTCCGCAGCAGTTGACCTTGACGGCACGATGCTTGGCGAGAATCTCGGCATTAACGGAGATGAGATAATCATCAATGAAGAGCCATACCATACTCCCCTTCTGAACTTTCAGAACCAGGAGCACCACGACCAGGCTGTAGAAGCCGAAAAGCAGGGTTATGTCTTTTCAAATAACATCATCCTGAAAAATGCCGATACGGCTTACTGCACATACTTTGCAAACAGCGGCCACATGGACTTTACAGACCTTCCTCTGTTCTCCCCTGTCCTTGCAAAGAACCTGGGTACAGGAGATGTCGACAACGTTGTAATGATCGATACGTTAAATGGACTTGTCGTAAGATTTTTCGATTGCTATCTTAAAGGAGAAGGCAGCTTTAGCGTAAACGAACACTACTGA
- a CDS encoding ADP-ribose pyrophosphatase YjhB (NUDIX family) gives MNHDMSVPCEDGMINLRVGAIIMRDGKFLMVGNNIRSQYLYSVGGRIKFGETAEEAVKREVFEETGYELEIDRLGFVHENYFYGDAKTNFGKLIYEISFFYYMNVPDDFDPECLSSTEDDSKEFLRWITPDEPVKYFPEFFKEELKKPADNVKYFITDGRK, from the coding sequence ATGAATCACGATATGTCAGTTCCGTGCGAAGACGGGATGATCAACTTAAGAGTCGGCGCCATAATAATGCGCGACGGCAAGTTCCTTATGGTCGGAAACAATATCAGGTCTCAGTATCTTTACTCTGTCGGCGGCAGGATAAAGTTCGGAGAGACAGCTGAAGAAGCAGTCAAAAGAGAAGTTTTCGAAGAGACAGGTTACGAGCTCGAAATAGACCGCCTGGGATTTGTCCACGAGAATTACTTTTACGGCGATGCAAAAACAAACTTCGGCAAACTGATCTATGAGATCTCCTTTTTCTACTACATGAACGTGCCGGATGATTTTGATCCCGAGTGCTTAAGTTCGACAGAAGATGACAGCAAAGAATTCCTGCGTTGGATCACGCCTGACGAACCTGTAAAATACTTTCCCGAATTCTTCAAGGAAGAACTAAAGAAACCGGCGGACAACGTCAAATACTTCATTACAGACGGAAGAAAATAA
- a CDS encoding UTP-hexose-1-phosphate uridylyltransferase: MISTYITELVNYGISNGLIDELDRVYTTNKLIEFFGLDEYNEPSEITEKRDLHLILEDMMNWAFRNGIMVSDTNAQKDLFDTKIMGLLTPPPSDVVRKFNELRIRSSKAATDWYYSFSKATNYIRTDRIAKDVKWVSPTEFGDIDITINLSKPEKDPRDIAAAGKAKSTSYPKCLLCPENEGYAGTLTHPARQNHRIIPIVLDGDQYYLQYSPYVYYNEHCIILNQKHIPMVINRSTFKKLLSFVEQFPHYTAGSNADIPIVGGSILSHDHFQGGCYTFPMAREGFRKTFTIPEYGDLTAGIVNWPMSVVRLQGDDIERLTDCADMILKKWIGYTDKDAFIFAETDGVRHNAITPIARKNAEGRFELDLVLRNNITTDEHPMGVYHPHAEYHHIKKENIGLIEVMGLAVLPARLKNEMALMEDAIISGKDIRSIEEIAKHADWIDEWKDGYDLSSKDKIHEALKIEIGEIFAKILGCAGVYKNDEAFMRFISVL; this comes from the coding sequence ATGATCAGCACTTATATAACCGAACTGGTAAATTACGGGATCTCAAACGGTCTCATCGATGAACTCGACAGGGTTTACACAACAAATAAACTGATCGAATTTTTCGGGCTCGATGAATATAACGAGCCTTCTGAAATCACTGAAAAAAGAGATCTTCACCTGATCTTAGAAGACATGATGAACTGGGCTTTTAGAAACGGCATCATGGTAAGCGACACGAATGCCCAAAAGGACCTTTTCGACACGAAGATAATGGGACTTTTAACTCCTCCCCCTTCAGATGTCGTAAGGAAGTTTAATGAGCTCCGCATAAGATCTTCAAAGGCTGCAACAGACTGGTACTACAGCTTTTCAAAAGCGACAAACTATATCCGCACCGACCGTATCGCAAAGGACGTTAAGTGGGTCTCTCCTACCGAGTTCGGCGACATTGATATTACGATCAATCTGAGCAAGCCTGAAAAGGACCCCAGAGACATCGCAGCTGCAGGAAAAGCAAAGAGCACGTCTTATCCCAAGTGCCTTCTCTGCCCTGAGAACGAAGGCTATGCAGGAACGCTTACACATCCTGCAAGACAGAACCACAGGATAATTCCTATCGTTCTTGACGGTGACCAGTACTATCTCCAGTATTCGCCTTATGTCTACTATAACGAGCACTGCATAATCCTCAACCAAAAGCACATCCCGATGGTAATAAACCGTTCGACATTTAAAAAGCTCTTAAGCTTCGTCGAGCAATTCCCTCACTACACTGCAGGATCCAATGCAGACATTCCGATCGTCGGCGGCTCCATCTTAAGCCACGACCATTTCCAGGGCGGGTGCTATACATTCCCTATGGCCCGCGAAGGATTCAGAAAGACATTTACCATCCCGGAATATGGAGATCTTACTGCCGGCATCGTCAATTGGCCGATGTCGGTCGTAAGACTTCAGGGTGACGATATTGAGCGCTTAACAGACTGCGCTGACATGATACTTAAAAAGTGGATCGGCTACACCGACAAAGATGCATTCATCTTTGCCGAAACAGACGGTGTCCGTCACAATGCGATAACCCCTATCGCCAGAAAGAACGCTGAAGGCAGATTTGAATTGGATCTCGTGCTCCGCAACAATATCACGACCGATGAACACCCTATGGGAGTCTACCATCCGCACGCAGAATACCATCACATCAAGAAAGAAAATATCGGTCTTATCGAAGTCATGGGCCTTGCAGTCCTCCCTGCAAGACTCAAGAACGAGATGGCGCTTATGGAAGACGCAATAATCAGTGGGAAGGACATCCGCTCCATCGAAGAGATCGCCAAGCACGCTGACTGGATCGATGAGTGGAAAGATGGTTATGACCTTTCTTCAAAAGATAAGATCCACGAAGCACTCAAAATCGAGATTGGAGAGATCTTCGCAAAGATATTAGGCTGCGCCGGCGTTTACAAAAATGACGAAGCATTTATGAGATTTATCTCGGTTCTCTGA
- a CDS encoding galactokinase, with translation MLDLSSIDFKDIYITDEASALQPDRYANAVSEFNKAFEGTEPAAVFSAPGRTEIGGNHTDHQHGEVLAASINKDAIAVVSPRDDKMVNVLAEGFGMTNIDLNDLSLREDEKGTTPALIRGVLAGLKDNGFILGGFDAYITSDVLIGAGLSSSAAFETLIGTIVSGLYNDSKIDPVTIAKIGQFAENRYFGKPCGLMDQMACSVGNLVHIDFNDTDNPVVDKVDFDFSKTDYVLCITDTKGSHADLTNEYAAVPLEMKKIASLLGYEVLRPISFEDIIDNIDMLRDKAGDRAVLRAIHFVNETLRAQDEAESLKSGDLKEFLSLVKQSGDSSFKYLQNVYTNSDVTVQNVSLALAISDTVLNPDEVSRVHGGGFAGTIQAFVKKGNAKRYKKYMDKVFGDGSCGILAVRKYGGIRVI, from the coding sequence ATGCTTGATCTGTCTTCTATAGATTTTAAAGATATATACATTACCGATGAGGCTTCTGCCCTTCAGCCTGACAGATACGCCAATGCCGTTTCTGAATTTAATAAGGCTTTTGAAGGAACTGAACCTGCAGCGGTCTTTTCTGCTCCCGGCAGGACAGAGATCGGCGGAAACCATACAGACCATCAGCACGGTGAAGTCCTGGCAGCTTCCATCAACAAAGATGCGATTGCAGTTGTATCTCCCAGAGATGACAAGATGGTCAATGTCCTCGCCGAAGGCTTTGGCATGACAAACATCGATTTGAATGACCTGTCTCTCCGTGAAGACGAAAAAGGAACTACGCCCGCACTTATCCGCGGCGTTCTCGCAGGATTAAAAGATAACGGTTTTATCTTAGGCGGTTTTGACGCATACATTACAAGCGACGTCCTGATCGGCGCAGGCCTTTCTTCTTCTGCTGCTTTTGAAACACTTATAGGAACTATAGTTTCAGGACTCTATAACGACAGTAAGATCGACCCTGTTACTATTGCCAAGATCGGCCAGTTTGCCGAGAACAGATACTTCGGAAAGCCCTGCGGCCTTATGGACCAGATGGCGTGCTCTGTCGGAAACCTCGTGCACATCGATTTTAACGATACAGATAACCCGGTCGTAGATAAAGTTGATTTCGATTTTTCAAAAACAGATTACGTTCTCTGCATAACTGATACAAAGGGTTCACACGCTGACTTAACAAATGAATATGCGGCAGTCCCTCTTGAGATGAAGAAGATCGCTTCATTACTTGGCTATGAAGTGCTCCGCCCCATTTCCTTCGAAGACATAATCGATAACATCGATATGCTTAGAGATAAGGCCGGCGACAGAGCTGTATTAAGAGCAATTCATTTCGTAAACGAGACATTAAGAGCGCAGGATGAAGCAGAATCATTGAAATCAGGCGACCTGAAAGAATTCTTAAGCCTCGTAAAGCAGTCCGGCGATTCATCTTTTAAGTATCTTCAGAATGTTTATACCAACAGCGACGTAACAGTCCAGAATGTGTCTTTGGCACTCGCCATAAGCGATACCGTATTAAATCCTGATGAAGTATCAAGAGTCCACGGCGGCGGCTTTGCAGGCACCATTCAGGCTTTTGTAAAGAAAGGCAATGCCAAGCGATATAAGAAATACATGGATAAAGTTTTCGGCGACGGCTCATGTGGGATCCTGGCGGTCCGCAAATACGGCGGAATCAGGGTCATCTGA
- a CDS encoding TetR family transcriptional regulator, with protein MISEIQEKILKGTIQVFNKKGLKLTMDDVADELKISKKTIYKEFSSKDEIFETMVDYVFDNIKIREKEILNSTEYTTIEKIRLFLSAMPESYRNINFQELYSLKEKYPKVYKKLQKRLETGWEPAFKLLEQGKAEGIIREDADLKIFKIMMEASLERFFEKNVMKGSGRKYNDYLNEVVDILLNGISA; from the coding sequence ATGATTAGCGAGATCCAGGAAAAGATTCTTAAAGGTACTATACAGGTATTTAATAAAAAGGGTTTAAAGCTCACAATGGACGATGTGGCAGACGAGCTTAAGATCTCCAAGAAGACCATCTATAAGGAATTCTCATCCAAGGATGAGATCTTTGAGACGATGGTCGATTATGTTTTCGACAATATAAAGATAAGAGAAAAAGAGATCCTTAATTCCACTGAATATACAACGATCGAAAAGATCAGATTGTTTCTGTCGGCTATGCCTGAAAGCTACAGAAACATCAATTTCCAGGAACTCTACTCGCTCAAGGAAAAGTATCCGAAGGTCTATAAGAAACTTCAAAAGAGACTTGAGACCGGCTGGGAACCTGCTTTCAAGCTTTTAGAGCAGGGCAAGGCAGAAGGGATCATCAGGGAAGATGCTGACCTTAAGATCTTCAAGATAATGATGGAAGCTTCGCTCGAGAGATTTTTCGAGAAGAACGTAATGAAGGGCAGCGGCAGAAAATATAACGATTACTTAAATGAAGTAGTAGATATTCTCTTAAACGGTATCTCCGCATAA